A region from the Peromyscus maniculatus bairdii isolate BWxNUB_F1_BW_parent chromosome 5, HU_Pman_BW_mat_3.1, whole genome shotgun sequence genome encodes:
- the Kiaa1191 gene encoding putative monooxygenase p33MONOX isoform X4, protein MASRQPEVPEQTQESIQRFEQQAGLRDAGYTPHKGLTTEETKYLRVAEALHKLKLQSGETTKEEKHPASAQSTPGSTPHSSPKQKSRGWFPSGSSTALPGPNSHTMDPGSGNDKNSAEKWSLFGSRPLQRSDSGFAIQAYKGAPKPSPMELMRAQATRVGDDPATFKPPKMDIPVVEVKKPPPRTHNLKPRDLNVLTPTGF, encoded by the exons aacagACTCAGGAGAGCATCCAGCGTTTTGAGCAACAAGCAGGACTGAGAGATGCTGGCTACACACCTCATAAGGGCCTCACCACTGAGGAGACCAAGTACCTCCGAGTGGCAGAAGCACTCCAT AAACTAAAGCTGCAGAGTGGCgagacaacaaaagaagagaagCATCCTGCATCAGCCCAGTCCACTCCAGGCAgcaccccccactcctcccccaagCAGAAGTCCAG AGGCTGGTTCCCCTCTGGTTCCTCCACAGCCTTACCTGGCCCAAATTCTCACACCATGGATCCTGGGAGTGGGAATGACAAGAACTCAGCAGAAAAGTGGAGCCTCTTTGGATCCAGGCCCCTGCAGAGGTCTGACTCTG GTTTTGCCATCCAGGCTTACAAAGGTGCCCCGAAACCCTCTCCTATGGAGCTAATGCGTGCTCAAGCCACACGAGTAGGTGACGATCCAGCAACCTTCAAGCCGCCTAAGATGGATATCCCAGTGGTAGAAGTGAAGAAACCACCACCTCGAACCCATAATCTCAAACCCCGTGACCTGAATGTGCTCACACCCACTGGCTTCTAG
- the Kiaa1191 gene encoding putative monooxygenase p33MONOX isoform X3: MDPGSGNDKNSAEKWSLFGSRPLQRSDSGFAIQAYKGAPKPSPMELMRAQATRVGDDPATFKPPKMDIPVVEVKKPPPRTHNLKPRDLNVLTPTGF; encoded by the exons ATGGATCCTGGGAGTGGGAATGACAAGAACTCAGCAGAAAAGTGGAGCCTCTTTGGATCCAGGCCCCTGCAGAGGTCTGACTCTG GTTTTGCCATCCAGGCTTACAAAGGTGCCCCGAAACCCTCTCCTATGGAGCTAATGCGTGCTCAAGCCACACGAGTAGGTGACGATCCAGCAACCTTCAAGCCGCCTAAGATGGATATCCCAGTGGTAGAAGTGAAGAAACCACCACCTCGAACCCATAATCTCAAACCCCGTGACCTGAATGTGCTCACACCCACTGGCTTCTAG